CATACATTTCAAGTTGATATTTCtatccagtccagagaaaaatgtGTGTTGACAGATGGATGGACAGTCAGGtaacaaatgataaaatattgtGTGAGATAGCTGCAAATCAAtaatttttcgatttttttcctCTACTTGTAATTGGAAATCTCGCTTCTTGGCAAATTTTATAATTATACATCCACAGGAAGCGCTCTATAAGTTCTGACGAGTGGGTccacgagtatcaaaatgtgtgacagacgtgacggccgtatcttttgacagcACATACTTAGAAACTCCGACATTTTACACTGCCGAAGGACAACAGACCTCAGCATGTGGCACAAATTTCAGCTCGATACGTCTACCTGCTCCtgaaaaaagggtttttaacagtcagacGGACAGAcagcagacaacaaagtgatcacaCAAGTGCATTTATTGACTGTTCCATTGGTTCCTGGTATAAAATTTTATACCttgtgaatgaaaacacacacaacactggtgtaatattctacagtatttattatttatttcacaaaccagtTTGCGGCTGTTAAGCCATCGTCAGGGACAGAGATAAATAAGTGGTGCAGTGGAATTTGCTCGGATAAATGATTTTAAACTAGTTAATCTACATAtgtgggtaatcccaaaagtaaggtctcctatttttttataagtacagaactcagtTCGTGTGGCAGTCGGTCACACTGTTACGAATAGTGCTCACGCGCCGTGTGTAAACACGAGCACGCCGCGCCGAGGTGCTCAGTCTCGGCTCGGCAGCTGTCGAGAACGGAGCTCCCGTCGGATGTTACCGCCGAGTGCGAATTGAAATCCGTTGCCGACGGACGGAAGTGTattgtgagtcgtgcacggatgtcaaaaatgttcgtaagtggtgtagagagtttgcagctagtCGGACTGAAATTCGCGACCGACGAATGAGTGGGAtatcgtcaatttctgaggagacagtgtggaAGGTCGAGCAAAGCACGCATAAAGATCGGTGGATCACCGCGGATGATCTCTGCGTGTCAGTTCCGAGGTTTCCTGTGCGCGAGACGGGTGCCGCACTTGCGGACCGAGGAACatgtgcggcaacgagttgatgcttcccgtgcatttcttcaccaccttgcaaCCGAacgggacaactttctggactcaattatcacgggtgacgaaaccactTTACACCCGAGAccgagcaacaatcacgccagttcataactttacgaacagcacggcggcgagctggtacgacaCGGGCATACGAaaactgtctacaaaaatgcatcgacagaaattgtgattacatcgaaaaatagctaagtgttcaagctgtaaactggtgtaaaccattgtagaaataaacaggtctatgtaattataaaaaaaataggagactttacttttgggattaccctcatagtaACTCCGCTTCCAGAGATGGAAATGTTAGATTTAGGAATATAAGAAGAGGAATTATTTCAATGTAAATGTGATGTCAGATTATTTAACTaatataaaatttgtgaaacatatTAATAAGCTATATACAAATTACAACAATAGTTCCCTGAAGACAATACATTTAACATTAAACTTTGATCGCACGTTCTGAGGGTGTGGGTGTGGCCAAACAAAATAACCTTACCGGTCACGGACACGGACCAGTGCAGACAAAGAactaaaaggcaaaatttcgagaaTCGTCTGAAACTGTACGATAACAGCCGAACGTTAAAAATTAAAGGGACTGCAACCGGACAAAGAACGGCTGAGCCGGAGAGAGCGACGAGTAACCGGTCAAAAACGAACGAGACTGACGTGGGAACAGAACTGACCAGCAGCGAAGGACAGACGACCGTTACCGAGAAGTTCCTCTGTCCTCTCGTTCCTTTCGGACCTGTCTGTCCTCTCGTTCCTTTCGGACCTGCTCCGTCACAAACTACGTACTCGTAAAATGTGTACGTTTCATTTACAGGCTCCCGCGGCAGTACTCACCTCGGAGACGTGCAGGTCTCCCACCGGGGGTACGGCACCGGGCGCAGGCGCCGGCGCGGCGTTCCGCGCTCCGCGGCCTCGACCGTCCCCGACGGTCAGCGGGTCCGAGAGGGCGGGCGTCATCGCGAGACCCAGTCCGGGGTAGAAGAAGAATGCGAACAGCGCCAGCCCGACGCACAGGTGCACCGGCAGGGCGACGGCCCAGTAGCGCTGGGGCAGGTAGCTGCTGCAGAGACACTAAATCACGGTACCCCGACTCGACCCGATTACACCGTAGAGGTGTCGCGTACGATACTCGCATGTGCCAGTTAATTTCCCGATAGGACCTGACCTCGAGAAAATTCTGCCTAGCCCGGCACGGGCAGCGGACTTTGAGTTTTACCCACTTCGGAATCGCACTGGTAGTTACACTTCGGCACATTTCGACAGTGGACTAAATACCAGAAAATTAGCTAGGAGAAAATGTGAAGCTGTTTGGTAAGGAGTGAAATTAGAAAGTTCTATCCGACAAAAAAGTGATTAGTGCAGAATTATAtaacacatttacatctacacgatGACTCTACAATTCACGATTAAGTGCCCGTCAGGAGGTCCGTCAAACCACCTTCGAGGGGGGCAAACCACATTAGAAGAttcaaaaaaactgatttttttattgcACAAATTGTTAGCTCAACTCTCcaagaatacgctgtcaaaatttcGAAGCGAAATTTGCATTCGTTTAGATTTTACGAGCACAGAATCCAGTGCACATTAGCTACAAGCTCGAGTCCAGGAGCACGGGGACTCGACTCCCAAACATTTGAAAAACTAAAAAGCTCAGTGGAAAAGGCAAACTCAGAGTCATTAGTGAAAATACTCAGTACTTATTACGGACTACCGATTCAAAGGCACTGTCGAAATGTGCCGAATTGTAACTGCCGGTGTGACTGACGTGAGTAAAACTCAAAGTACGCTGCACGTGCCGGGCTAGGCACAATCTTCTCGAGGTCCGGTTCTATTGAGAAATTAACTGGTGTACACAATATGCGAGTACTGTATATGACACCTCGATAGTGTGCAAGACGTCAAAACAGCAATTATGGCGACATACTATCGTACAATTTCCACGCCTGAAAATCCTCGACACAAGTATTTCCTAGAGGGAGAAGACAACTGGTGCGAGTGGCACAAATGAACAGCCCTCGGAATGGAACATGAAGCACACCCTACTCCATTGCACCCCGATGTACAGAacaaaattcttccaatatatgATGAGTTACTGGAGAGATGTTTAAGTGGCCCCACACAAAAtgtgaatgaaagttttaatttcactattgggcgattagctcctaaacacGTTAACTCCGGAACAGAAGTCACTGAATTGGCACCGTATTTAGCAGTGGGCTTATTCcatgaaggaaattcatcccttctgacGGTCATGAATGAGGCAGGAATTGTAgtaggcacgcaaagcttcaattatgcAGAACAAATGGATGACCGGCACGTGAGCCGGCAGAATCGCCGTAAATCGTTGGAATTGAAGGAAGGTCAAAAAGCTCAgaaagcactgctgcaagcgcaaaacgaagcctatgaggaagaaGGATTACTATACGGTACTGGAATCACAGATTTATTGGTAagaattttacattattgttaacttcctcGAATTTCTAGTTTTcgtgaatttatttttcaaacacatttatctCTAAATGccttttttcacatttgcgtgcagtctaactcaatAAATACAGAACTGATCATTATGAAAACTTATAAATCATTCttcataaaaattacaaattatatgtGCCAACTTGTGACatgatatcatgattttaagggtatttttctttgcataattagaaaaaaaaatcataaaaatctaAGTAAATTATCCAACacctacaaaatttttaattttcattattttcacctgcattgaggttcatattcttagaaaataagttaatGTAAaaccaaaacttttttgatttcagatgaaaatctgAATGGCTACACAGCACGCAATTgaactatactcacaaccttcagcggacaacacagcgtaactttgttatttttggctgaaattattcaaaaaaattcccaaaaactgttcgaaatatgaatgaaaagatgtcaaaatttgattaaaaattCCAAAAAGTCAGTGTCAAACCGCCTCCCAATGTGGCTTCCCcccttaagctacttctctaccattccactctcaaacagcgttcaggaaaaacaaacacataaatctctccttgcaagctctgatttctcttactttattacaacAATTACTTCTCCCAAGGTAGGTgagtgctaacaaaatattttcacattctaagGAGAAGCTcgatggttgaaatttcatgagaaggtcctgccacagCAAGAAAggcctctgttttaatgactgcaCCTAAATTTGTGTACTGTATCCGTGAAAGTCTTGCCCTTACTtcacaaaaacacaaaatgagctgccctttttttgactTAGCTAATTTAGTTTTCCCAATAGTCTTTGATCCATTGTCCAATTTTGTGCTCGATACTGTCGTAAAAGCGGTAAATGATGTAAGGCAAAGgtacgaaaaaaatattttaaacctaATGAGAGTCGTGCACCTCGTACGCTGTTTGTGAAACACATTTTGGGTTTTAAATTTGGCAAACATTGCGTTTGAGCAACATGAGAAATTGTTAAAGAAAGAGCTTAAGTATAAAATTAGTAAGCTCACATAACATTTGCAAGGTACCAAAGCTGATCAGAATAAAATAGTTGTTGCGGATGGTAAACTGTCTGGTAGAGAGTTTAATAAGGCCAACAGTTGCGTAAAACAAACAGCACACTGTCCCCAATGGAATCCAACATCCAGTTaattttgtttgttcatcattgttTTAGCTTTGTTTCTTACTTCAAATTTATATAATTCTCCATCTtcattattataaaaattattcgATTCTAAAATATCCTTACCACAATTGGTATGTCTTCATTTTTGTTCTATGTGATCTACACCGAAAGTCACTTATTCAGTAAAGCACAACTTATATTTTGATGTCAAATTCATGTTAACATTAAACTTCTGGTGTTAGAAGGTCACTATTATGTGCTCATAAATGCATAATTACAGCCTTTCTGAGACTACCACTTAAAATGTTAGCTAGTAACAATTTGCAAGCCAGTTCGGTTATCATCCGAGCTGTGTCTTTTAGGGTTGAGTCTGGAACCTCGACTAGTatgcttatgtcatcagcaaacattggtTTTGAACTGTCCTCTAATGTCAACAGAAAATCATTTACAGAGGTCAGAAAGACCCCACACATTATGTTCCCCCATTCTGATATTTGTGTGTCTGCGATAAGAGTCTCAATGGGAACACTGCTTTCTGTTATGGAGGTAAGATTCCACCCATGTGTGAGGAATGCCATTAATGCCACTATACATCAGTTTTATACGTAGAATTTTGTTATCTACTAAATCGAAGGCTTTCTCAATGTCACAGAACATACGAGcaggataatttttcttgtttagctctgcTAGTGCTTTATTTGTGAGGTCTTGCACTGCTTTCTGTGAGAACAATCCTTTATAAAAGCCAAACTCTGAAACAGTTCATATGTTCTGCACAGTTAAATGAGGTGGTATCTTACCACAGGCCACTTTCTGAAATAGTTCTGCAAAGACTGGAATGAGTGATACAGGTCTGCAATTATTTGTCTGTATCTAGTTTCACATATGAGTGTTACTGCAGCATATTTAAGTCTATAGGAAACATGCTGTGAGTCACTGAATGCTTATAAAGATAACTAACAGCAACATTATCAAGTAAGCACACCATTTTACAagggtcaccccaaaagaaatgcacactatttttgtaaaaatacagttttcattctgcacgtgtgaaagttttacagtgtgtagatacaacctTCCCActggttttcaaacttagttcaacctgttcccgtgagtggcgccgtcacagcatgtcttcgagatggctgctacacttgacgttcgtcagaaccgacgtgctgtcatggaattcctgtgctgtgaaaaccagacagtgggaaacatccacaagaggttgaaaaaggtgtacggggatgctgctgtcgatcgcagtacagttagtcggtggtcaagcaggttacgtgatgaaagcgggcacggcaatattgaggattgtcctcgcagcggcaggccttgtactgcacacactccagacaatgtgcagagagttaacgaattggtgactgctgacagacgcatcacggtgaacgaattgtcatgctacgctgggataggggaaggacgtgtttgcagaatactggaagtgttggcgttaaaaaaggtttgtgccaggtgggttcccaggatgttgacagtggctcacaaagaaacaagagaaacggtatgcagtgaacttttggaacagtatgagaatggtggagattaatttcttggaagaattgtgacagttgatgaaacatgtcttcatcatttttcaccacagacgaagaggcaatcaatggagtggcattatgcagatgcacccaagaaaaaaaaattcaaaaccataccttctgctggaaaagttacggctacggtgtttttcgattccgaaggactctcgcttgtggacatcgtgccacgtggaaccaccataaattctgatgcatacgtgacgacactgaataaactttgagctcgactgagtcgtgttcgaccacatcggcaaagaaggatgttttgctgttgcacgacaatggacGGCCACATGTCTGTCaagaaaccgtggaagcgatcacaaaactcggatggacaacactgaaacagccgccttacagtcctgacctggctccatgtggctatcatctctttgggaaactgaaagactctcttcgtggaacaagatttgaagatgacggctcccttgtgcacgctggcaaacagtggctccaacaggtcggtccagaattttaccatgtgggtatacaggcgctggttccaagatggcgtaaggtagttgagaggtgtggaaattatgtggagaaatgaaaatattgttcctaaaggatgtatctacacactgtaaaactttcaaacatatagaatataagatagatttaaaaaaattgtctcatttcttttggagtgaccctcatatattcTTTTATACATGCAGTCATAATAGCAGAATTACTACTTTTCAGTGATCTCAGATGTCTTTGTGTAATAAACAGTGTAAATGGTAATTATCACTACATGGTACTGACAAGTACTACATAGGAAAAATTCCTAACACTATAACACCACCAGAAAAAAAAGAATCTGTAGTACAGCAAATAAACATAAAATGGAAGGAAAACTACTTTCTCCACTACTAAAGAGCTATTACTATTACTATCCCCTTAATCAAATAGACAACAGCTAATACAACTGTAGACATTACTGTTTATATACATGACAGAAGTGTACCAA
Above is a window of Schistocerca cancellata isolate TAMUIC-IGC-003103 chromosome 11, iqSchCanc2.1, whole genome shotgun sequence DNA encoding:
- the LOC126108123 gene encoding phosphatidylinositol N-acetylglucosaminyltransferase subunit P isoform X1, whose amino-acid sequence is MPEHTPAPTPARAVYGFVLYLASVTSAALFLLWAYVPPDVASSLGLSSYLPQRYWAVALPVHLCVGLALFAFFFYPGLGLAMTPALSDPLTVGDGRGRGARNAAPAPAPGAVPPVGDLHVSEVCRHLYLGGQSG
- the LOC126108123 gene encoding phosphatidylinositol N-acetylglucosaminyltransferase subunit P isoform X2, with the protein product MPEHTPAPTPARAVYGFVLYLASVTSAALFLLWAYVPPDVASSLGLSYLPQRYWAVALPVHLCVGLALFAFFFYPGLGLAMTPALSDPLTVGDGRGRGARNAAPAPAPGAVPPVGDLHVSEVCRHLYLGGQSG